TACGATAAAAGATTATCAGAAGAAAATAATCAAAGATGATAAGAACTCAATAATAACAGCTAATATTAGGGCGATATCAAAAAGCAAGTTAGATGTTACCTTAGGCTATATTTTAAATGACTACGACCTTTCCTTTTACAAACCTTCATATGTTTTTTACACAGACAATAAAACTTGTGTGCTAGTGAGGGCAGATTCGACAGCTATAATTAATTACAAAGGGAATATTTCTTTTAAAATAATGACAGCTGTTCTGGCTGATAAGATTAAAGCACGACTAAATAATTCCAAAGAAGGTATTTATTCATATTCTCCGGTATACTGGATAATTTCCTATCAGAATGGAATGATTAAAATAACTAAGAATCTTTTAAAGTTGCCCCCTGGTTATTAGCTTTCTCCACCCCCCAACTGGTACAAGATACTGTGTTAAAATCCAAATTTATTTTCATTTCATTTTCAAAATGTTTTATTAATTTTGACACTATCTGAAAGAAGGCTTTGGTCGATACTTTGAACTGAAGTCTATCTTGTATAGTGGGAGTTTGTCTCCCACTATTTTTTTGCTTCGCAAAAAAGCCCCCCTCTGGCACGAGTCTTCCCGCGCGGCCCGTGCCCTGTGCGCCGGCAGGATTTAGGCAGAGCCAAACAGCCCGGAACTTCCTTACCCGAATGAACAAAGCTAACGGACAGATATTTTTATCTTTGTCGAATGAGCTGCAAGTAAAACGATTGATGTTGAAACCATATTATCATAATTATCAAGAGTATTGTGAAATAAAAAGTGTTTTAGTTTGGCCCAAGTCAGCCACGCGCATGGTTTACGCACAAGACTTGCGCCAGTGGGGCTTAAAAATATTATTGAAAATAAGTAAGTTACAAAAAAATACCGGAGGTTTAAACGAAAAAAAGCTGCACTCAAAAAGAGTGCAGCTTTTTCTTAACCTGTGGAGCATACCGGAATCGAACCGGTGACCTCTTGACTGCCAGTCAAACGCTCTAGCCAACTGAGCTAATGCCCCAAAAGGTGGGTGCAAAGATAAAAAAATTTCAAATCCACCTTGAAAAAGAAAAATTTATTCCGGCCGATATTTTTTACCACTAGCTAATTCCGGTTTTGACGCGCTGATAATATCTTCGTTTTATTGCCCTGTTTCCACTGAGTTTTGGATAGAAATTTTTCCGGTTTAAATCATTAAACCCCTTCGGGATTTCTGCAAAACCATTTTGGAAAAAAAGAAAACCATATGGAGGTATCGCATCAAAAAGAGAATCAGTCTTACCACAAAGGCTGCCTTTTCAGGCAGCCTTTGTGGAGCAATTCATTTAACCAGAAAAGAAAATTTATCGTTTTCTTTTGTATTCGTAATCTTTCCGTTCGAGTTCGTATTGCCGTTTTACTGCTTTTTTAAACTCGTTGAACAAAGTGGTTACTGCTTTCAGGACCTCTTTATTCTCCTCAGCCAGCAACACTTTTTTACTTTTCAAATCAATAGATGCACTTACCTTGTAAAGCGAAGACGATTTATCGAAAATCACTTCCAAAGTAAGGTCTTTATCATATTTTTTGAAAAGGTTTTCGTAGAATTCTACTTTTGAACGAATCAGCTCTTCAACCTGTTGCCGGGCTGCTTCTTCTACCTCTTTAATGTTTTTAATCAATAATTTAACCATAATATTTTCTTTTAATTTACTTCGATTATTTCAATTTTCATTCCATAACAAAATTAAAGATATAATTCCACAAAAACAAATCGTTAAAACAAGACAAACAGACACAATATCATTATGTTACAGGTTTAAAAAATAAATAAAGAAAAACCTGCCAATATTTCCTGCCATCCTGTAATACCGATTGAAAATCAAAATGCGCTTTTGGGATTGAAATGAACAAAAGCGCATTTTAAAATACAATGGGTATAATTTCGGAAGTGGATTCGTTTTTTCCGGTTGCTTATGAAAAAGTAAAACCTATTTTCCGGCTTTTTCCTGTTCCATCCGTTTCAATTCTTTTTTCAGAATTTTCCCGGTGGGATTTCTCGGAAGATCATCAACAAACGCTATAATTTCCGGTATTTTATATTTTGCCAGTTTATCGTTAAGATACGTTTTGATTTTTTCTTCCGTCAAAGCACCGGGTTCAGAAAGAATGATAAATGCTTTTACGCGTTCGCCCAACGCTTCGTCAGGCACGCCAATCACAGCCACATCTTTTACTTCCGGAAGAGTTTCCAGGGCCATTTCTATTTCGCGCGGATAAATATTTTCGCCGCCACGATTGATCATATCTTTCTTACGGTCAACAATGTAATAAAACCCGTCTTCATCCTGATAAGCGATATCGCCCGTATGTAACCATCCGTTTTTAATGGTTTCGGACGTAGCTTCCGGATTATGAAAATAAGAGAGCATCACCGCATCGCCTTGAATGCAAATTTCTCCTTTTTCGCCCTGCGGTAATTCATTGTTTTCATCATCCATGATTTTAATTTGCTGACTGGGAATTGCCAAACCAATTGATCCGGCCTTCCGCTTTCCTAAAGGCGGATTTACCGTTGACAAACCGGTAACTTCCGTTAAACCGTATCCTTCAATAATCTCCACATTAAATTTCTCTTTAAAACCATTTATCAATTCGACCGACAACGGAGCAGCACCACAAAAAGCAATACGCAATTTTAATTTTGAACGATCAATAGTACTGGAATCAATGGTATAAAAAACATAATTATACATGGCCGGAACGCCCATGAGGATGGTTGCCTGATGGTCAATAATAGACGGCCAGAAATCAGCAGGAGAAAAAGCTTTTCGGATACTGATGGTTTGTCCGGCAAAAGCTACCGGAAAAGTCCATACACAAATAGGATTGGTATGATACATCGGCAAAAGCAAAAGCATCACATCGCCTTCCTGAAAAATACCAATGGTAGACATGTCACGACAAATGGAAAGTTGTCCTTTGTTTGATAAAAGGATTCCTTTGGGCTTTCCTGTCGTTCCTGATGAATAGAGCAACAAAAAAGGATCGTCTTTTTTTTGCGGAACAAAAGTCTCGGTATCAGGATATTTTTCAAGAATGTCTTTCAGCTTCACCGAAGCGATTTTGACCTTATGCTTTGTTCCGGTAACAACTTCTATCACTTCCGGTTTGTGCCTTGACAATTCATATCCTTTGGCAAATTCTTCCATAAACTCGCTCCCGACAAATACCATTTTCGGTTTTGAATCTTCAAGAAGATAGGCTATTTCGGGCCCTTTCAACATAAAATTAATGGATCCGGCAATGGCTCCCAGTTTTTGAATACCAAACATGGCATAATAAACTTCCGGAGAATTCATGATCAAAATCGACACTACATCGCCTTTTTTAACCCCTTTTTCTTTCAGAAAATGCGCTACTTTATTGGCCCGGCGATTGACTTCGCCATACGTTATTACCTCATCATAAAAAAGAACATAGGGTTTGTCCGGGTTTTCTTTAACCCGGGTTAAGAACATTTCGGCTACACTGTCAAATTCAATTTGCCGGTTTTTTAAAAAGGGTAATTCCTGCAGCGGAACAGAGGGCATTCCGTCTGCTTTTATATTTTCAGGTTTCGATGAATTCATAATAAATCGTTTTATTAAAAATTTAATAATCAGGTTAATAAATCATTTTGAATTTCCGGGACCGTTCTGTCCCGGAAACTTTCAGGAAAAAAATCCGGTGTTTATTCTCCAGCAAATAAACGCCGCGGATTATCAGCAATAATGGTATGAATTTGTTCGTCGGTTACTCCCCGTTCTTTTAAAGCAGGAATAACATGCTCAAACAAATGAGTAGGATACCAGTTGGCAATAAGCGGAAGAGCCTGTTCCGGAATTTTCAGCGGACGCCCCAGCCAGGTAATAATGTAATCGTGTGCAATCATGATTTTATCAGCATGACCGCTTTTGATAAGCTCGGCCAGCACATCATAGCGTTGTTCGTCCATCGGACAACCGGCCAATCCCTGTAATCCCATACGATCCCACGAAACATAAACGCCGTACTTTAATGTTTCCAGCTGATAGTTGATATCCAGGTTATCGGACATGTGCCCGATTTGAATCCGTTTCGGGTCGGCGCCGGCTTCCACCAATAATTTGGCTTGCTCGGGTCCCATGCTTCCTTCGGTGGTATGTGTAATTATAGGAACACCGGTTTCTTTTTGCACACGGGCAGCTGCCAGGAATATCCGTTTTTCGTATTCTGTGATCTCTCCTTTGCTCGATCCTACTTTTATCACACCGGCTTTGATTCCGGTATCCCGAATTCCGCGGGTAACTTCGGTATAAAACAATTCGTACAATTCATCACTGATATCACCCAGTGTACTCCGGAAATTCCAATAGGCAGAACCTCCCTCTTCTTCGTAATAATAACCGGTGGAGCAAAGAATATTCACCCCCGATTTTTCGGCAATTTCTTTATAAATTTCCGGTTGTCGCCCCTGGTCGTTGGCCGTAGCATCCACATACGTTTTTACTCCCAGCGCTTTCAATTTCAACAAGGCTTCTACTCCGTTGTTTATTACCGATTCGCGATCAAGAGGTGCAATGGTCTGGTCTCCCTCCCATCCGGGATAACCATAGCAAATGTGTTCGTGCATAAGGGTAATACCCAATTCTTCGGGCATAATTTGCCCCGTTACCGTGTTTACTTTTGTTTGATTCATGTTACTTTTTTTTGGGTTAGTTAATTATATTTATTCTGAAAATCAGACAGCGTAAAACAGTTTTTGTTTTTAGAAAAAGTAAACAGGCAAAACGATCCTTACCCAAAAATCTCCCTGTAATTTTTGCCCACAACTGTTCAAAGATAACAATAAAATTCAATCAATCAAGTATTTCGATAAATTTAACAAGCCAAAACCACATTTATAATTAAGAAATCTGGCCAAAAAACAACCATTTTTATATCTTTACACTTTACCAAAAAGCAAGATGAAACGCCTGTTTATTGCCCTAAAAATTGAACCCAACAAAACTTTTTTAAAAAGCTATAACGCTTTGCAACAGGCTTTGCAATTTGAAAAAATCAGTTGGGTAAAACCGGAAAATATTCATCTTACCCTGAAGTTTCTCGGAAAAACACCGGATGAAAAATTACCGGTTATCCGCAGAGCATTACAGCAGGTCGTTCAGGATACCGCTCCTTTTCAACTAAAAATTGCCGGAACCGGTATTTTTGGCAGTTCGTACAAACCCCGGGTAATCTGGTTTGGAACCGAACCCAATCAGGATATGATGCAATTGGGCGAACAGGTATTAAATCAACTGGATCAAGCCGGTTTTCCCCGTGACCGGCAGAATTTTGTTCCGCACCTTACCATTGGACGCATTCGCAAAATCGAACACAAAAAATTATTTCAGGAAGCCATAGCTGCCCACCGCAACGACTTTTTGCAGGAAACACCGGTGGACAAAATCATCCTGTACCAAAGTCTGCTAAAACCGGACGGAGCCGTTTACAAACCGGTAATGGAATTTGCACTGAAAAAAGAATAACCCTTAATATTAATCTTATGTTCATTTTTAATTTTCGAAAAATAGCGGCCCTATTTGCTGTTATGGCAATGACTTTTTTTATTTCCTGTTCTGCCCCTTCGCATTCAGATACCGGTTTACACAAAGGAAAAGTGATCATCGCCGGCCACATAGACAAAACCCAAAAAGATCCAATGGTCATCTCTTTAACCGGAAGATTACTCATTGATAATTTAAACCAATCGGACATTATCGATTCTACCGGTAGTTTTCACATGAGTTTTCAATTGTATCATCCGATAGTTATCTTTTTAAATTACAAATGGACACGATATCCTTTGTATGTACGACCTGGTGATAGTTTGTATATCCGGATGTCGGCTAACGAATTTCTGAACAACAGATACCCTTCCTGCCAAATAGAGGGCCCTACGGCAAAAATATCGGAAGAAATTGAACAATTTACCCGGTTTTCCCATCAATTCAGGAAAGACAACCCCAATACCAACATAGAATTACCGATAAATCAATACTTCACCTTTTTGAAAAAAAGAATCCAAAAAGGTGATTCGCTGATCCGGGCTTTCGATCAAAAAGTCCATCCTGAAAAATTGGTACTCAACTATGCAAAATATGATATCCTGTACGGCACAGCTAACCGTTTGGTTGATTACGCTGCTTACCGGTACCAGAAACATATTCCATTTCATCAGGAAAAAGAATTATTTACTTCCCGCCTTTTTCCTGTAGATAATGATAGTGCCTTGATTTCAGGAATGTATTTAGATCATCTGTCTCAATATGTATTGTTTTATTATCTGCAGGATACGGCTGTAAAAAACTTGATGAAGGAAAAGAAAATGGTAGCTGCTTATGCATTGGTACTCAACAAAATTATGAAAAATGAAAAGCCAGGGCTCAGCCGTGATGTAATGTATTACAGCTATTTAAACAATGGGTTATCGTATCCCAGAATTGAAAAATATTTTTTAAAAGTAATGAATAAAGGAAAAATTTACAAAGGCAACAAGTTGTTGTATGATAAGATAGAAAATTACAAAAAAGCCCTTGAAAAAGGAAATCCGAATGTTGCCATCATCAATCGTTTTACCGGAAAAGAAGAAAAGATTATGGGTAATTTTTTTCCTGATTTACTCAAAAAATATAGCGGAAAAGTCATTTTATTGGATTTATGGGAAACCTCCTGTGGCTCCTGCATCTCCGAATTTCCTTTCGCCACAGATCTCCATAAAAAGTACAAAGGAAAACCTGTGGTTTTTGTCAACATCTGTATGCATTCCAATGTGGAAAATTGGAAAAAACTGGTGAAAAAACTACATATTTCAGGGGTTAATTATAATCTCAACCAGAGTCAGTCGGCACTTTTTATCAGTAAATTTCCACATTTTATCGGTTTTCCCACTTACGTTTTGATTGATAAAAACGGAAACATTGTGGATAGAAAAGCACCCCCTCCCTCTTCAGGAAAAATGCTTACCGATGAGTTGGATAAATATTTAAATGAATAAGAATTTATCAATCTTTCAGGTCGGGTTCGACCTGAAAGATTAATCATTTTCTTCTCCGAACTTTTCTTTCCACTGCTTGCTAAATGATTTTTCGGCAAATTCAGGCAGCTCGCGCCGCGGACCCCAAACTTTTTCCATAAAGAGTCCGGCACCAAAATTTTTCATTTTGCCGCCAAACATATCCAGTCGCTTACGCGATAAAAGAAATTTGGTAGAAACCTGGACGCTTTTTTTATCGAAATAGGTATAAAATCCGTTTTTCACCGCATCATCCCGATTGACCAGCATCAGCTCATGGAGCGGAATTTTCACCGGACACACTTCGGTACATTTTCCACAAATTGTACAGGCAAAACTCAAATGATTATAATCTTTCAGTCCTTTCAAATACGGCGTAATTACCGAGCCTATCGGACCGCTGTAAGTGGTATCATAAGTATGTCCGCCAATGTTTTTATAAATCGGGCAGGCATTTAAACAGGCTCCGCACCGGATACACGACAAAGCCTGGCGTTGCCGTTCTTTTGCCAGTATATTGGTTCGGCCGTTATCCAGCAAAATCACATACATTTCTTCCGGACCATCTTTTTCCTCTGCCTTTTTCGGCCCGGTAAGAATGGAATTATAAACTGTCATGTTTTGGCCGGTTCCGTGTGTAGCCAATAACGGCCAGTACAAATCCAGATCTTCCAGCCGGGGAATTAACTTTTCGATACCGGCAATGGCAATATGAATTTTCGGAAACGACATGGACAACATGGCATTTCCTTCATTTTCAGTTACTGCAATCCCCCCGATATCGGCAATCAGAAAATTGGCTCCGCTGATTCCCATATCAGCCTCGACAAATTTCTTACGCAATAACTTACGGGTATAAAGGGTTAACTCTTCGGGAGTCAGTTTTTCGTCGGTATTGAATTTTTTATGATAAAGCGCGGCAATGTCTTCTTTTGACATGTGCATGGCCGGTGTAACGATGTGATACGGTTTTTGCCCGGCTTGTTGTACAATAAATTCTCCCAGGTCCGTTTCGAGTGATTCAATATGAATCTGCTGAAGATTTTTGTTCAGTTCCACTTCTTCGGTGGTCATCGATTTGGATTTTACCACCTTTTTTACCTTGTTTTTCCGGGCAATCTTAAGTATTTCATGAATGGCTTCGCGGGCGTCGGCAGCCCAGATAACTTTACCGCCATTCTTAGTAAAATTATCTTCAAACTCAATTAAATACTTATCTAAATCGTTAATTACCTTGTATTTAATATATCCGGCTCGTTCTCGTGCCAATGAAAGATCGGAATAAATCTTTTTCCCTTTTTCCACTGCCCGATCGTACCGCGAAATATTGAATTTTATTTTTTCGCGATGCACTTTGTCAAAAGCCACTTTTTCGGCCTTTTTCAGAAATGTTTTCTTTTGAACTGAACTTTTCACCGACCTTTTATTTTATCGTTTTCCCGATTTTTTCCACTCGTTGTGCATGACGGCCTCCTTCAAAAGGCGTATTCAAAAAAGCTTCCACCATTTTCCAGGCTTCATCAAAGGTAACATACCTTCCGGGGAGTGAAAGAATATTTGCATTATTATGCTGTCTGGTTAACCGGGCCTGTTCTACATTCCAACATAATCCGGCCCGTACATTCGGGTATTTATTAGCTGTCATCTGGGCACCATTGCCACTGCCACACATAATAATTCCCCTTTTATATGTTCCTTCATTAATGGCATGAGCCATCGGATGAATAAAATCAGGATAATCCACACTATCGCCCGAATCGGTACCGAAATCTTTTACATCATAACCGGCATCTTTCAACTTGTAAATAATAAAATCTTTCATCCAGTATCCACCATGATCAGATGCCAATGCCAAAGTTTCTCTTTTTTCTTCCATTGTTCATAAATTTTTCATTGACAAAATTAAGCAAATTTATCAGCCACACGAAAACCATTGACAATGAACAAATTTTAAAAAATGAAAAAATGGGGGTATCTTAAATAAGATACTCATTCCCAAAAAATTAAAATTTATCAAACACCATTGTTAATATCTGCGTAAATTTGTTGAATAAAAAATGAAAAAATCCAGGTTATG
The sequence above is drawn from the Candidatus Sulfidibacterium hydrothermale genome and encodes:
- a CDS encoding class I adenylate-forming enzyme family protein, producing the protein MNSSKPENIKADGMPSVPLQELPFLKNRQIEFDSVAEMFLTRVKENPDKPYVLFYDEVITYGEVNRRANKVAHFLKEKGVKKGDVVSILIMNSPEVYYAMFGIQKLGAIAGSINFMLKGPEIAYLLEDSKPKMVFVGSEFMEEFAKGYELSRHKPEVIEVVTGTKHKVKIASVKLKDILEKYPDTETFVPQKKDDPFLLLYSSGTTGKPKGILLSNKGQLSICRDMSTIGIFQEGDVMLLLLPMYHTNPICVWTFPVAFAGQTISIRKAFSPADFWPSIIDHQATILMGVPAMYNYVFYTIDSSTIDRSKLKLRIAFCGAAPLSVELINGFKEKFNVEIIEGYGLTEVTGLSTVNPPLGKRKAGSIGLAIPSQQIKIMDDENNELPQGEKGEICIQGDAVMLSYFHNPEATSETIKNGWLHTGDIAYQDEDGFYYIVDRKKDMINRGGENIYPREIEMALETLPEVKDVAVIGVPDEALGERVKAFIILSEPGALTEEKIKTYLNDKLAKYKIPEIIAFVDDLPRNPTGKILKKELKRMEQEKAGK
- a CDS encoding phosphotriesterase family protein, with the translated sequence MNQTKVNTVTGQIMPEELGITLMHEHICYGYPGWEGDQTIAPLDRESVINNGVEALLKLKALGVKTYVDATANDQGRQPEIYKEIAEKSGVNILCSTGYYYEEEGGSAYWNFRSTLGDISDELYELFYTEVTRGIRDTGIKAGVIKVGSSKGEITEYEKRIFLAAARVQKETGVPIITHTTEGSMGPEQAKLLVEAGADPKRIQIGHMSDNLDINYQLETLKYGVYVSWDRMGLQGLAGCPMDEQRYDVLAELIKSGHADKIMIAHDYIITWLGRPLKIPEQALPLIANWYPTHLFEHVIPALKERGVTDEQIHTIIADNPRRLFAGE
- the thpR gene encoding RNA 2',3'-cyclic phosphodiesterase, translated to MKRLFIALKIEPNKTFLKSYNALQQALQFEKISWVKPENIHLTLKFLGKTPDEKLPVIRRALQQVVQDTAPFQLKIAGTGIFGSSYKPRVIWFGTEPNQDMMQLGEQVLNQLDQAGFPRDRQNFVPHLTIGRIRKIEHKKLFQEAIAAHRNDFLQETPVDKIILYQSLLKPDGAVYKPVMEFALKKE
- a CDS encoding TlpA family protein disulfide reductase, translating into MFIFNFRKIAALFAVMAMTFFISCSAPSHSDTGLHKGKVIIAGHIDKTQKDPMVISLTGRLLIDNLNQSDIIDSTGSFHMSFQLYHPIVIFLNYKWTRYPLYVRPGDSLYIRMSANEFLNNRYPSCQIEGPTAKISEEIEQFTRFSHQFRKDNPNTNIELPINQYFTFLKKRIQKGDSLIRAFDQKVHPEKLVLNYAKYDILYGTANRLVDYAAYRYQKHIPFHQEKELFTSRLFPVDNDSALISGMYLDHLSQYVLFYYLQDTAVKNLMKEKKMVAAYALVLNKIMKNEKPGLSRDVMYYSYLNNGLSYPRIEKYFLKVMNKGKIYKGNKLLYDKIENYKKALEKGNPNVAIINRFTGKEEKIMGNFFPDLLKKYSGKVILLDLWETSCGSCISEFPFATDLHKKYKGKPVVFVNICMHSNVENWKKLVKKLHISGVNYNLNQSQSALFISKFPHFIGFPTYVLIDKNGNIVDRKAPPPSSGKMLTDELDKYLNE
- a CDS encoding LutB/LldF family L-lactate oxidation iron-sulfur protein: MKSSVQKKTFLKKAEKVAFDKVHREKIKFNISRYDRAVEKGKKIYSDLSLARERAGYIKYKVINDLDKYLIEFEDNFTKNGGKVIWAADAREAIHEILKIARKNKVKKVVKSKSMTTEEVELNKNLQQIHIESLETDLGEFIVQQAGQKPYHIVTPAMHMSKEDIAALYHKKFNTDEKLTPEELTLYTRKLLRKKFVEADMGISGANFLIADIGGIAVTENEGNAMLSMSFPKIHIAIAGIEKLIPRLEDLDLYWPLLATHGTGQNMTVYNSILTGPKKAEEKDGPEEMYVILLDNGRTNILAKERQRQALSCIRCGACLNACPIYKNIGGHTYDTTYSGPIGSVITPYLKGLKDYNHLSFACTICGKCTEVCPVKIPLHELMLVNRDDAVKNGFYTYFDKKSVQVSTKFLLSRKRLDMFGGKMKNFGAGLFMEKVWGPRRELPEFAEKSFSKQWKEKFGEEND
- the rpiB gene encoding ribose 5-phosphate isomerase B; protein product: MEEKRETLALASDHGGYWMKDFIIYKLKDAGYDVKDFGTDSGDSVDYPDFIHPMAHAINEGTYKRGIIMCGSGNGAQMTANKYPNVRAGLCWNVEQARLTRQHNNANILSLPGRYVTFDEAWKMVEAFLNTPFEGGRHAQRVEKIGKTIK